A genomic stretch from Gammaproteobacteria bacterium includes:
- a CDS encoding glycosyltransferase family 2 protein: MKYCLVIPHYNHLEALREFLSVLSVLPYPVIIVDDGSEFAIIEQLASVIATYDDVSLVKHNCNRGKGAAVISGCYQARMLGYSHIIQIDADGQHDSTDIGKFIAYSQEHPQTIISGKPVFNDSAPKARVYGRKVTDFWVALETLSLQVKDSLCGFRLYPLAQIEMLIDRYHIGPRMDFDTDILVKAVWTDISLHFVPTKVVYPVNGVSHFHYLSDNWRLIRLHTRLMLGMFLRLPQLLYRRISRIF; encoded by the coding sequence GTGAAATATTGCCTGGTTATTCCGCATTACAATCATCTGGAGGCGTTACGCGAGTTTTTGTCTGTGCTGAGTGTCTTGCCCTATCCCGTTATTATTGTTGATGATGGCAGTGAATTTGCAATCATTGAGCAGTTGGCGAGTGTTATTGCAACTTATGATGATGTCAGCTTGGTCAAGCATAATTGTAATCGAGGCAAGGGCGCGGCTGTTATCAGTGGTTGTTACCAGGCAAGAATGTTGGGCTATAGTCATATTATTCAGATTGATGCCGATGGCCAGCACGATAGTACGGATATTGGAAAATTTATTGCTTATAGCCAGGAGCATCCACAAACGATTATTTCAGGCAAGCCAGTGTTTAATGATTCGGCGCCGAAAGCACGTGTGTATGGGCGCAAAGTGACTGATTTCTGGGTGGCATTAGAAACCTTATCATTACAGGTAAAAGACAGTCTATGTGGTTTCCGCCTCTATCCCTTGGCACAGATAGAAATGCTCATTGATCGTTACCACATTGGACCGCGCATGGATTTTGATACGGATATACTGGTTAAAGCCGTTTGGACGGATATCTCGCTGCACTTTGTGCCAACGAAGGTAGTTTATCCTGTAAATGGGGTATCGCATTTTCACTATTTAAGTGATAACTGGCGCTTGATTCGGCTGCATACCAGATTAATGCTGGGTATGTTTTTACGTTTACCACAATTACTTTATCGGCGTATTAGCCGTATCTTTTGA